The genomic window AACGAAAACCCCCGtctccattaatggaaggcCCTGTACTTAACAAACTCAAAGGCAACAGAAAAAGAGTTCATTCGGGTGGATCATGATACGCTATCTAGGGCAAGGATGAGGTTCCAGACAGTGCTCTACGGGAAGTTCTTTGGGAAATCACCTCCGTTTGAGAAAGTAAAGGAGATACTGAGTGAGAAGTGGGAGGAGATCGGCTATTTCCACATCTCCGATCTGCCGAATGGGTACCTGTTGATTCGGTGTGAGAATCAAGAAGCAATGAATAGACTGATGTTTGAGGGTCCGTGGGCGGTCAATAGCATCATCCTGCAGCTGGCTCCTTGGCAGTCGTTCTTTGAACCGGCGTTTACAAAACTCTCCACGGCGGCTATATGGGTTCAACTGCATAACCTCCCCGTCGAGTTCTGGGATGGGGAATCACTTGAAACTATAGCTACTACTTTTGGTCGTTTGCTTAAGATTGATGATGTTACTTTTTCCCTATCCAGGTCTAAGTTCGCTAGAATATGCATTGAAATTGACCTAGCAAAGCCGTTAAAGCAAGGATTCTGGATTGGAGATGATGAACACCGTGTTTTCGTCGTGGTGCTTTATGAGCGACTGCCAACCTTTTGCTATAAATGCGGGTACGTTGGCCATGGTTCCAATCACTACAACCGCCAGAGCTCTGAAGGTTCAGGACACCCCTCTCCACCCCATTGCAACAGCCAGTTTGGCCAGCAATAGAAGGAGGTCAGGGAGGAGTCTGACTTCATGAGCGAGGGCATGGAGGCAGATCTGGATCCTAGGCCAGCGAATGCCCCGGATAGCAATGGGATGTCGGAGGAGCTCTCGAAATCGGACTATAGGCCCTGGATGTTGGTTTCTCGGAGACAAGGGCGCGGTGGAGGTCGCGGGGGTGTCGGTGGTCTCGGGGGCTCGGGATCACATGCGGCGCATGCGAACTCACATGACCGCGGATCCCATCTGTCCAACGTCTCGCATTCCAGACCTACTGATGCATGTGTGACGCGTGGTGGTAGCTCGTTGAGAGGCCGGGGCAGTTCGGCTGAGTGTAGGGTACAGGTCCCTAAATGAATTAATGCTGAGACGGCCCCTTTTCCAGAAAAGGAATTATTTTCTCCACCCCAAGGAACGTGCTCTGATTTAACATCCACTTTGGTCTCTGAGCCAGTGATAGGCACGCCTTCTAATGTCTGTCTTGTAACGGCTACCGAGGTGAGTTTGGCGCTAGTGAGACTTCCAAGTCCCAAGGGTCCGATGACCCCTGCAGACATGCAGTGAAGCATGCTCCTTTTGTCTCGTCCAAGGGTAAAGAGGTAATCACCTCTTCGTCTCCGGAACCTCCGATTTCTCCGCCAATACTCAGAACATCTGAAAACCTGAGTGAAGGATTAGGGGAAGGAGGTTTATCGGAGGCCCATAGGTTGGTTGTTGAAAGAGTGTCTTTGGCGCTGCAGCCCTCCTCTCATGCTTCCAGTGAGTCTGATCAGGTGATGAGTGACTCTGAGGATAGTGTTGGTGCTGCGtcagaagaagaggaaaatatGGAAACGATGGAACCGGAAGACTCAATGACATTGGTCCAGTATCAAAGTAATCATAGAAAAGAAGTCTTGTCTAGAAAGATCGGTCAATCTCTGATGCCATCCCATAAGAAGAGCAGAGTAGTCGCAGATGGGGAAGggctttgatttttcttcttttcgaTTACTGTCTGTTTGAATTTTCTCTTATATCATGGTGTTTTTTATAcctgttaatttttatttttctgattaCCACTCGGTTTAGTATGTTTACAGAAATCACTAAGATAATTTGTTGGAACTGCAGAGGTGTTTCCAGCCGGATACTACCTCCAGAGTTTTTCATCTTATGAAAAAGTACAAGCCGATCATGATATGTTTGGTGGAAACCAGGGCCAACGATGATAGACTCCAGAGGTTTTGCTCTAAACTAAGGTCTCAGTGGAAATGGGCCGCGATCTTAGCAGAAGGATATTCGGGtggcatcatcatcatttggGATAGTAAGATTGGCTTTGTCACCCCTCTGATAAGATCTAGATATGCTCTTCATCTGGTTGTTACTCCTACCCAATCCTTGGATTGGATCATCTCCATTGTTTACAACTCTAACTCAATCCGAGACCAACGGCTTCCCTGGTATGAACTCTCTGGCATGAATTCGTTAAATTTACCTTGGATTATCATGGGGGATTTTAATGCGGTTATTTCTCAAGAGGAACATCATGGTGGCTCCCATCATTATTATAGAACTAAAGCATCTGTTTTCTCTGAGTTTATTGCCACTAATAATTTATTAGATGTGAATTTTATAGGATCTTGTTATACTTGGTGCAATAATCAGCAGGGTTTGGCCAGAAGATGGGTCCGACTTGATCGTTGCCTTATTAATCTGGTTTGGTCTAATTGCTTTGATGCTTGTCTTGTTACTCACCTTCCGAGATATCTGTCTGAtcattcctcttcttttttctgTTACTCCTAGAGACACTGGTAGGAAAAAACTTTTTCGTTTTGAGAATTATTGGCTTGAACTTGTTGGCTGCCATGAAGCGATTAGGGATGCTTGGAATTTCTCTCCTCACTCTAACCCTTTGCAGGCTTTTTCTTACCTTCTATCCCGTACTAGGCACAGGCTTTTGGAATGGAAGGCCAAAGGGTTACATGATATTGATTCAAGTATAACAAACCTGGAGGCCTTGATTGTAGATAGCACACTTTGTAAGAAAAAGaagggcatatatatatatatatatatatatatatatatatatatatatatatatatatatatatatatatatatatatgaataagttTAAAAgcttttaacaaaaataaaacacaaataagttATGTgaaagaataatttttattttaaaaaatatattttttttaaataaataagttcttCAGGAATcagtactttttaaaaaatatttttttttataagttcaGATGTCAACAGGGCGGGAATTCATCAGGGGATACATTTTCCTGCCCCGATTCTAGAAATTCCTTTACAAATACGACCTAACACAAAATATCAACATACACAATCACCAAtaaattatttgcaaaatttgaaaaaattaaaaaaatgcaatatagttcatataaatttaagattttatttaatttgataccaatgctcattaattattaatagttttcttattaaaaattgatagaTATATGggtttttgttcttatttagatatttatatcatacaataatatataatatatatatatatataatatttaaattaaatatttaatatttcgtGGTCGGGCCTGGGACAGGGAGGATATTCCCCTGCACCCAACCCCGACACCAAcaggaaaaatatttttgaccCCGGCCCTAAACCCAGAAAAAAAATTCCTCGAAGGGAATCGGATTCTCTGTCGGGGCCGGGTCCATTAACATCCCTACTTAACAGGGCCAATAGAATGctactttaataatatttaaaaaagaaaggttgaattaaccattttttttcattttacaatGCAGCCATtttgctaaaaataaaaataaaaataaataaatagaaaagggGGTCTACATTGAGAAAAAAGCACAAAAGTCTAGTTTGATCTTAAGTAGGAGAAAAATTAATCCTctttgttgtattattttttgttctttcctTCGAATAGTGATATTGTTCTGTAGGGCACTGGATTGCGGCCGTTGGAAATTGTTCTGCCGGCACCGAGGTGAGACTGTTGGAGTTGGTCGCCGCCATGGACGATCTCAAGGCCATGAGGGATACTATTCTGAGAAAGATTGAATTAGAGGAAGGGAGAGGGAAAAAACGCACTCAGAAAGTGCAAGCATGGCTTGTCATGGTACCATCATATActtaattctattttcttgattttttatgacttcaaatAAACATGCAAGTCAAATTTTTTGAGGGGCATAAATCATCTATACAATCCAATATAATTTCTTATCATATGGAAAGGCCACCTAAGCATCCTTGTATTAACTTGTAGCTTTTGTGCATAGACTACAAGTAATTAATTCCTTATTTACATCTCCTTTTTATACTTTTAAGGGGTTATTTTACTGACAttaatattttcacattacAATCTGTTACatggtaatctaaaaatattactaaattTAGATTAGTAGTAGTGGTAATATTGATAGTAATATGTGATCATCAACTTTAGAATATTATCAAACAACTTGGTAATCACATTATCACTAAAATAGATGGCGATGTTGAATTTTTAAGTGGTGTTATAATCTGAAACTTTTTTTAGACAAATATGTCCtttgtttagaaaaaaataattttcaaacacCACtggataaaaaattaatttttgataatattattttggaaatatcttcatcttcaaaaatttatttttttttgcatatagaaGGTTAGAGTGGAAAAGATTACATCTTAAGTTTATAGTATTTCAGACCTTATTACTAAGAGATTTTTATAATCAGAAGAAATTATCATGTCCAtaagaattgattttttattattgtataaatGTGTGATAcatttattgtaatattttgatttaacaataataattatttattatttatttatttgatacactatcaatttatttaactaAAGGGCCGGAagctagaaaataaaaacattattgatttttttactgTATCTCAAAGACAAAATGGTAGGTTAGACATAGAGTGTAAAATAGAATGATGGTTGATTTAGGTGAATCtatgagtaaaataaaaattcataatacattatagttaagtttttatattttcttaattttaactTATGCCGGAAAAACAAGGTAATCAATTAAATGcataggaaaaaaatgaatcaattgCAGTGTAACGGATGATCTGAAATCAAACCTGTTCCCCATCTGCATAGGCTCCGGTTCATGGTCCTTTAAGGTAAAGCatgccattttattttatttttggtaaagcatgtcattttaataataataataataataataataataagaataataataataataataatgcatgccattttattgttttttggtaaatcatgtcatttaattaataataataattattattattattattttgaaataaatagattttttaaaaatcaacaacatttaAATAATAGGTAAAATAGTTCAAAAGCTTGGAAAGAaactttgtttagttttttttaactagTCAACACTTTGTGCCGATCTAGCATTAGCAAGGTGGTTCATGACAATTTtgtggtaataataataatttgtgggttttcaaaaagaaattttttttttgaaggacTAATAGTATTTAACCAGAAGAAAGGCCCATAAAAGGTCCACATCCATGAAGCCCAATGGGAAGGCCCATATATATTCTGGTTTATTTAGGATGTGCAGCAAGTGTGTTAGTGGGTTTCGGCTCCTGCGATTTTTAgtgttttaagaaaattttttagGGTTTAATCAAAGCACTTTGGGAGGAAATACGATGGCTGGGATGGAAATTTCGCAGGAGCTTCAGCGATTTCTTGAGGTTTGATTCATCTTCCTCCTTCTCTCGTTGTCTGTCTCTCTGGGGTTCGTTGTGGGTGTGGGTGAAGAAGAGAATGGGGGATTTGCTTGCGGAGCTGGAGCATCTACTCCGATCGGTAAGAGAGATTTTGCTCAAAATCTCATTATTTGATGTTTAGGGTTTCAATGTTTCACAATTGTTAGATgtggatttcattttttttatgaattttgattttggtggtttgttttgatggatggatggatgttGCAGGAAGGGATGACGAGGGAGGAGGCTGTGTTCTTCAAGGAATGCAAGGATAGAGCTATCAAGGATTTCACTGTTGGTGCTTGTGCTTCTTCAGCCATTGCCTGGATCGGTATATGCTTTTATACATAGTTTCTCgatgaataaagaaaaactttCCTTTATGTAATACTTAATGCTATGAGTTTATGTGAGATctctaaaattttgatttttgaatatGTATGTATGCAGCATCTAGAAGCTTGGTTCCGTGGCATAGGTTTAGCCTTTCAGCTGGTGAGTTCATGAATCattcttctaattttatttaatttttcactaaaattgGCTTATTTTTTCTATGTATTGCTATTGTAAATACTTAAATTCACCTccttttttaaaaggaaaaaagactGATTAGTAGTGTTGAAATATTGGTTTCGTAGTTATTTCTTGTAGCTTAAATTAATTGAGCTTGTGAATTGTCcaaataattacatttgtgtatatgtgtgtgtgtgtggcttCAAGTTATTGTGTTcatgaaatttgatttgtatgTGTGTGGAACTTCAGTTAATTGTGATTCATGAAGTACCCaaacaaattacattttttgTTCGTCTTTGAGTGCATTTTCAAGCAATTGAGCTGATGACATTGGATATATATCTGTGGTGCTTCAATTAATCTGGTGCATGAATCATCCTAATAATTTTACATTAGTGTGTGCATGTGGAGCTTTAATTAAATGACTGCATgaattatcaaaaagaaaaaatagttacttttgtgtgtgtgtgtggatggagtttcaattaattgagcttattaattatcaatatagttaaatttgtatttttgtagcTAGAGGCTTCAAACTTTTGGTTTATGTATCATCCAAATGATCAcatcttgtgtgtgtgtgcgtgtttGGATTTTCAATTACTTGAGCTCATTAATTGTTGTATGGATTTACAATTACTTGAGCTCATTAATCGTCAAAATggttaaatttatgtttttgtgtggGGGGCTTCAAATAAATTGATCCGTGGATTATCCAAATAATTACATATGTTGGGGGGTATTCTCTAGTGTGTGATAGGTACTAGCAAATAATTCTGTAAATGGTGCAGGGTCTGGTATGCTAGCAGGAATGTGGAGGTTTAATCATTCATTGGATGCTTGCGTGGATAAAATTCTAGGACGTGATTGGGATCACATGAAGTTGGGTTTGGCTGGCATGTAGGTTCTACTTCTCAATTACATGTATATACATTCTTGCATTGTGCAACACCATTTGCAAATGTGCCCTTGAATAGAGCTCTCCAATGCACCATGTGGCACACTTAGATTTCTCTATCTATGCACTGACATATATGTAATGGCAGCACCTCTCTGATATTCTGGAAATTTTTGGTTATCTTTGtgattttcttctatttcttttagtaACTCTATAACTCCAGTCCTGATTTaaactatgatttattttctacTGAATATCTGGAAGTATTATCACAAGAAAGATTGAATTTTTATGTGTTACATTTATGTTCGAATGTTCAATTCGGTATATTTGCTAAAAGAATTGTTTATTGGATTAAATGCATGGCATTTTTGGCAGAATCATGAAGAGGCATATGTAT from Dioscorea cayenensis subsp. rotundata cultivar TDr96_F1 chromosome 9, TDr96_F1_v2_PseudoChromosome.rev07_lg8_w22 25.fasta, whole genome shotgun sequence includes these protein-coding regions:
- the LOC120268574 gene encoding uncharacterized protein LOC120268574 — translated: MGDLLAELEHLLRSEGMTREEAVFFKECKDRAIKDFTVGACASSAIAWIASRSLVPWHRFSLSAGSGMLAGMWRFNHSLDACVDKILGRDWDHMKLGLAGIIMKRHMYNPSRVKLLSKHMCTQRRYSMT